A stretch of Lactuca sativa cultivar Salinas chromosome 6, Lsat_Salinas_v11, whole genome shotgun sequence DNA encodes these proteins:
- the LOC111898825 gene encoding tRNA nucleotidyltransferase cca2 isoform X1 — protein sequence MAKISEKITQVRWFYGSSLTTTFTGNSLVPVHITTIKFKTPLLPFPRTQVLYRCCRSIMKTDTTLPIIVKETIDPTDKEKQIFDRLREVLVHFNLDTQLRVAGGWVRDKLLGKDCYDIDIALDNMLGKEFCEKVNEYLVSTGEQSQGIGVIQSNPDQSKHLETARMRLFNVWIDFVNLRSEDYTENSRIPTMQFGSPEQDAYRRDLTINSLFYNINTCSVEDFTKRGLNDLKSGKIVTPLPPKETFLDDPLRVLRAIRFSARFEFEMDEELKVAASDNDVKSAIGGKISRERIGHEIDLMASGNQPDKAITYISELGLFWVVFTLPENCKPSISQEDDRICVEYMNLGMRQFLEVGCSFTNEQRRIYLYASLFLPLRKTVYIDNKKKTFPIVNFIFKNSLKLKVSDADDVTRLHNGVDKLLCLIPFVLSNEDMSKIDWEIDLIEVPVKLKSRILLGLVLREMKDLWRVALMLSSIVGEQVEKRREVFMEVEREILKLGLEKVWEVKPLVNGKDIMKHLELEKGGPVVSEWQRKLLQWQLAYPSGSLEECVDWMKREMEKKRART from the coding sequence ATGGCTAAGATTAGTGAGAAAATAACACAAGTAAGATGGTTTTATGGATCTTCTTTGACCACAACCTTTACAGGAAATTCCCTTGTTCCTGTGCATATAACCACCATCAAGTTCAAGACTCCATTACTCCCCTTTCCAAGAACTCAAGTGTTGTATCGTTGTTGCAGATCAATCATGAAGACAGATACAACATTACCTATCATAGTCAAGGAAACCATCGATCCAACTGATAAAGAAAAACAGATATTCGATCGATTGCGTGAAGTTCTTGTTCATTTCAATCTTGACACACAGCTTCGTGTTGCAGGAGGATGGGTTCGCGATAAGCTTCTAGGAAAAGATTGTTATGACATCGATATTGCTCTTGATAACATGTTAGGAAAAGAGTTTTGTGAAAAGGTAAACGAGTATTTAGTATCCACAGGTGAACAATCACAAGGAATTGGTGTTATTCAAAGCAATCCGGATCAATCCAAGCATTTGGAAACAGCAAGAATGCGATTATTCAATGTCTGGATCGATTTCGTCAACTTAAGATCCGAAGATTACACTGAAAACAGCAGAATTCCAACCATGCAATTTGGTTCTCCAGAACAAGATGCATATAGAAGGGATCTTACAATCAACAGCTTGTTTTACAACATCAATACATGTTCAGTTGAAGATTTTACAAAAAGAGggttgaatgatttgaaatcTGGGAAAATCGTGACACCATTGCCACCCAAAGAGACGTTCTTGGATGATCCTTTGAGGGTTCTTAGAGCAATTCGTTTTAGTGCAAGGTTTGAATTTGAAATGGATGAAGAATTAAAAGTTGCAGCTTCAGACAATGATGTGAAATCTGCCATTGGTGGGAAAATTAGCAGAGAAAGAATCGGGCATGAGATCGATCTTATGGCATCCGGGAATCAACCAGATAAAGCAATAACTTACATATCAGAATTAGGTTTGTTTTGGGTGGTTTTCACATTACCTGAAAATTGTAAACCTTCAATTTCACAAGAAGATGATAGAATTTGTGTTGAGTATATGAATTTGGGAATGAGACAGTTTCTTGAAGTGGGGTGTAGTTTTACAAATGAACAGAGAAGGATTTATTTATATGCATCGTTGTTTCTTCCACTTAGGAAGACAGTTTACATAGACAACAAAAAGAAAACATTTCCAATTGTGaatttcattttcaaaaactCTTTAAAGTTAAAAGTTAGTGATGCGGATGATGTTACGAGGCTACATAATGGAGTTGACAAGCTTTTGTGTTTGATCCCATTCGTGTTATCCAATGAAGATATGAGTAAAATTGATTGGGAAATTGATTTGATTGAAGTTCCTGTGAAATTGAAATCAAGGATCTTGTTGGGTTTGGTTTTGAGGGAAATGAAAGATTTGTGGAGGGTTGCTTTGATGCTTTCGAGTATTGTGGGGGAACAAGTGGAGAAAAGGAGGGAAGTGTTTATGGAGGTTGAAAGAGAAATATTGAAATTAGGTTTGGAGAAAGTGTGGGAAGTCAAACCTTTGGTCAACGGGAAGGATATAATGAAACATTTGGAGCTTGAAAAAGGGGGCCCGGTTGTTAGTGAATGGCAGCGGAAGCTTCTACAATGGCAGCTTGCTTATCCTTCCGGAAGCTTAGAGGAATGTGTTGATTGGATGAAGAGGGAAATGGAGAAGAAGCGTGCTAGAACATGA
- the LOC111898825 gene encoding CCA tRNA nucleotidyltransferase, mitochondrial isoform X2, whose translation MKTDTTLPIIVKETIDPTDKEKQIFDRLREVLVHFNLDTQLRVAGGWVRDKLLGKDCYDIDIALDNMLGKEFCEKVNEYLVSTGEQSQGIGVIQSNPDQSKHLETARMRLFNVWIDFVNLRSEDYTENSRIPTMQFGSPEQDAYRRDLTINSLFYNINTCSVEDFTKRGLNDLKSGKIVTPLPPKETFLDDPLRVLRAIRFSARFEFEMDEELKVAASDNDVKSAIGGKISRERIGHEIDLMASGNQPDKAITYISELGLFWVVFTLPENCKPSISQEDDRICVEYMNLGMRQFLEVGCSFTNEQRRIYLYASLFLPLRKTVYIDNKKKTFPIVNFIFKNSLKLKVSDADDVTRLHNGVDKLLCLIPFVLSNEDMSKIDWEIDLIEVPVKLKSRILLGLVLREMKDLWRVALMLSSIVGEQVEKRREVFMEVEREILKLGLEKVWEVKPLVNGKDIMKHLELEKGGPVVSEWQRKLLQWQLAYPSGSLEECVDWMKREMEKKRART comes from the coding sequence ATGAAGACAGATACAACATTACCTATCATAGTCAAGGAAACCATCGATCCAACTGATAAAGAAAAACAGATATTCGATCGATTGCGTGAAGTTCTTGTTCATTTCAATCTTGACACACAGCTTCGTGTTGCAGGAGGATGGGTTCGCGATAAGCTTCTAGGAAAAGATTGTTATGACATCGATATTGCTCTTGATAACATGTTAGGAAAAGAGTTTTGTGAAAAGGTAAACGAGTATTTAGTATCCACAGGTGAACAATCACAAGGAATTGGTGTTATTCAAAGCAATCCGGATCAATCCAAGCATTTGGAAACAGCAAGAATGCGATTATTCAATGTCTGGATCGATTTCGTCAACTTAAGATCCGAAGATTACACTGAAAACAGCAGAATTCCAACCATGCAATTTGGTTCTCCAGAACAAGATGCATATAGAAGGGATCTTACAATCAACAGCTTGTTTTACAACATCAATACATGTTCAGTTGAAGATTTTACAAAAAGAGggttgaatgatttgaaatcTGGGAAAATCGTGACACCATTGCCACCCAAAGAGACGTTCTTGGATGATCCTTTGAGGGTTCTTAGAGCAATTCGTTTTAGTGCAAGGTTTGAATTTGAAATGGATGAAGAATTAAAAGTTGCAGCTTCAGACAATGATGTGAAATCTGCCATTGGTGGGAAAATTAGCAGAGAAAGAATCGGGCATGAGATCGATCTTATGGCATCCGGGAATCAACCAGATAAAGCAATAACTTACATATCAGAATTAGGTTTGTTTTGGGTGGTTTTCACATTACCTGAAAATTGTAAACCTTCAATTTCACAAGAAGATGATAGAATTTGTGTTGAGTATATGAATTTGGGAATGAGACAGTTTCTTGAAGTGGGGTGTAGTTTTACAAATGAACAGAGAAGGATTTATTTATATGCATCGTTGTTTCTTCCACTTAGGAAGACAGTTTACATAGACAACAAAAAGAAAACATTTCCAATTGTGaatttcattttcaaaaactCTTTAAAGTTAAAAGTTAGTGATGCGGATGATGTTACGAGGCTACATAATGGAGTTGACAAGCTTTTGTGTTTGATCCCATTCGTGTTATCCAATGAAGATATGAGTAAAATTGATTGGGAAATTGATTTGATTGAAGTTCCTGTGAAATTGAAATCAAGGATCTTGTTGGGTTTGGTTTTGAGGGAAATGAAAGATTTGTGGAGGGTTGCTTTGATGCTTTCGAGTATTGTGGGGGAACAAGTGGAGAAAAGGAGGGAAGTGTTTATGGAGGTTGAAAGAGAAATATTGAAATTAGGTTTGGAGAAAGTGTGGGAAGTCAAACCTTTGGTCAACGGGAAGGATATAATGAAACATTTGGAGCTTGAAAAAGGGGGCCCGGTTGTTAGTGAATGGCAGCGGAAGCTTCTACAATGGCAGCTTGCTTATCCTTCCGGAAGCTTAGAGGAATGTGTTGATTGGATGAAGAGGGAAATGGAGAAGAAGCGTGCTAGAACATGA
- the LOC111898827 gene encoding uncharacterized protein LOC111898827 isoform X1: MGDEMMSEKRGGSISEEDLSAVAQRYKTTTVLNLLQEVGQVQDVMIDWYAMVKHTKTGITNPREYQMLWRHLAYREPLIEEFEDDFKPLDDDSDLEYELEAFPTVSKDASAEAAAYVKVLIASDSSSESCIEKGLVMEAPLMINIPKDKSTPPPSSDESTQLASSTGGVNITVPVFVPTQVVPPVLSGETLDTTNTCQNSNFPSRRKRKPWSAQEDRSLFDAVQICGEGNWANISKGDFKGERTASQLSQRWSIIKKRHTNSNMKTGPQLSEVQLAARHALNMALDKPGGATFSNKPVQPTMAEPPSAATLRQNQSQADPKRLFPRPLASGPDAVKAAAVAAGARIATQSAAAVILKAQLKSAIHINKMGNGTSRPPVARMGGPRERYSSISPHGPRPNLGSGHGNSNVGRTTGPHGGLQVKPSGPPSPVESVKEEQVVVSESLQKMNLESDLKDQEEKVVPTCLS, encoded by the exons ATGGGTGACGAAATGATGTCGGAGAAAAGAGGAGGGTCGATCAGTGAAGAAGACCTATCTGCTGTCGCCCAAAG GTACAAGACTACAACAGTGCTAAATTTGCTTCAGGAAGTGGGTCAAGTTCAGGATGTAATGATAGATTGGTATGCAATGGTGAAGCATACAAAAACTGGCATAACAAACCCTAGGGAATATCAAATGTTATGGCGCCATTTAGCCTATCGTGAACCGTTAATTGAAGAGTTTGAAGATGATTTTAAGCCATTA GATGATGATAGTGATCTAGAATATGAACTTGAAGCTTTCCCAACTGTTAGCAAAGATGCTTCAGCAGAGGCTGCAGCTTATGTGAAg GTTCTCATTGCTTCTGATTCATCAAGTGAGTCGTGTATAGAAAAAGGGTTGGTGATGGAGGCTCCATTGATGATAAACATACCAAAAGACAAATCTACCCCTCCTCcatcatcagatgagagtacaCAACTTGCTAGTTCAACGGGTGGTGTTAATATAACAGTTCCGGTTTTTGTTCCAACACAAGTGGTCCCACCAGTTTTGTCTGGTGAAACATTGGATACTACAAACACGTGTCAAAACAGCAACTTCCCATCTAGGAGGAAAAGAAAACCATGGTCTGCACAAGAGGATAGATCACTGTTTGATGCTGTACAGATATGTGGTGAAGGAAACTGGGCAAACATTTCAAAAGGAGATTTTAAGGGTGAAAGAACTGCTTCACAGCTATCTCAG AGGTGGAGCATTATTAAGAAGCGTCATACAAACTCAAATATGAAAACGGGCCCACAGCTTTCAGAGGTACAGCTGGCAGCTCGACATGCGCTTAACATGGCTCTTGATAAGCCTG GAGGGGCAACTTTCAGCAATAAACCGGTGCAACCCACCATGGCGGAGCCACCATCTGCCGCCACACTCCGACAAAATCAGTCCCAAGCGGATCCAAAAAGATTGTTCCCGAGACCGCTCGCCTCTGGGCCGGACGCGGTCAAAGCCGCCGCGGTTGCCGCCGGGGCCCGCATCGCCACCCAATCGGCCGCCGCTGTAATCTTGAAGGCACAGTTGAAGAGTGCCATCCATATCAACAAAATGGGTAATGGAACCAGTAGACCGCCTGTTGCACGCATGGGGGGGCCACGTGAGCGGTATTCTAGCATATCGCCACATGGACCACGGCCTAACCTGGGCTCGGGTCATGGTAATTCAAATGTTGGACGGACCACTGGTCCACACGGTGGGCTTCAGGTTAAACCTTCTGGCCCACCTTCACCGGTTGAATCTGTTAAAGAAGAGCAAGTTGTGGTTTCTGAGAGCCTACAAAAGATGAATCTTGAATCCGATTTAAAAGATCAAGAAGAGAAAGTTGTCCCCACATGTTTGTCCTAG
- the LOC111898827 gene encoding uncharacterized protein LOC111898827 isoform X2 has translation MGDEMMSEKRGGSISEEDLSAVAQRYKTTTVLNLLQEVGQVQDVMIDWYAMVKHTKTGITNPREYQMLWRHLAYREPLIEEFEDDFKPLVLIASDSSSESCIEKGLVMEAPLMINIPKDKSTPPPSSDESTQLASSTGGVNITVPVFVPTQVVPPVLSGETLDTTNTCQNSNFPSRRKRKPWSAQEDRSLFDAVQICGEGNWANISKGDFKGERTASQLSQRWSIIKKRHTNSNMKTGPQLSEVQLAARHALNMALDKPGGATFSNKPVQPTMAEPPSAATLRQNQSQADPKRLFPRPLASGPDAVKAAAVAAGARIATQSAAAVILKAQLKSAIHINKMGNGTSRPPVARMGGPRERYSSISPHGPRPNLGSGHGNSNVGRTTGPHGGLQVKPSGPPSPVESVKEEQVVVSESLQKMNLESDLKDQEEKVVPTCLS, from the exons ATGGGTGACGAAATGATGTCGGAGAAAAGAGGAGGGTCGATCAGTGAAGAAGACCTATCTGCTGTCGCCCAAAG GTACAAGACTACAACAGTGCTAAATTTGCTTCAGGAAGTGGGTCAAGTTCAGGATGTAATGATAGATTGGTATGCAATGGTGAAGCATACAAAAACTGGCATAACAAACCCTAGGGAATATCAAATGTTATGGCGCCATTTAGCCTATCGTGAACCGTTAATTGAAGAGTTTGAAGATGATTTTAAGCCATTA GTTCTCATTGCTTCTGATTCATCAAGTGAGTCGTGTATAGAAAAAGGGTTGGTGATGGAGGCTCCATTGATGATAAACATACCAAAAGACAAATCTACCCCTCCTCcatcatcagatgagagtacaCAACTTGCTAGTTCAACGGGTGGTGTTAATATAACAGTTCCGGTTTTTGTTCCAACACAAGTGGTCCCACCAGTTTTGTCTGGTGAAACATTGGATACTACAAACACGTGTCAAAACAGCAACTTCCCATCTAGGAGGAAAAGAAAACCATGGTCTGCACAAGAGGATAGATCACTGTTTGATGCTGTACAGATATGTGGTGAAGGAAACTGGGCAAACATTTCAAAAGGAGATTTTAAGGGTGAAAGAACTGCTTCACAGCTATCTCAG AGGTGGAGCATTATTAAGAAGCGTCATACAAACTCAAATATGAAAACGGGCCCACAGCTTTCAGAGGTACAGCTGGCAGCTCGACATGCGCTTAACATGGCTCTTGATAAGCCTG GAGGGGCAACTTTCAGCAATAAACCGGTGCAACCCACCATGGCGGAGCCACCATCTGCCGCCACACTCCGACAAAATCAGTCCCAAGCGGATCCAAAAAGATTGTTCCCGAGACCGCTCGCCTCTGGGCCGGACGCGGTCAAAGCCGCCGCGGTTGCCGCCGGGGCCCGCATCGCCACCCAATCGGCCGCCGCTGTAATCTTGAAGGCACAGTTGAAGAGTGCCATCCATATCAACAAAATGGGTAATGGAACCAGTAGACCGCCTGTTGCACGCATGGGGGGGCCACGTGAGCGGTATTCTAGCATATCGCCACATGGACCACGGCCTAACCTGGGCTCGGGTCATGGTAATTCAAATGTTGGACGGACCACTGGTCCACACGGTGGGCTTCAGGTTAAACCTTCTGGCCCACCTTCACCGGTTGAATCTGTTAAAGAAGAGCAAGTTGTGGTTTCTGAGAGCCTACAAAAGATGAATCTTGAATCCGATTTAAAAGATCAAGAAGAGAAAGTTGTCCCCACATGTTTGTCCTAG
- the LOC111898826 gene encoding argininosuccinate lyase, chloroplastic: MVFAPSPFRSTSSATHSIQSPKLLSTIDHRLIFSVSFDSLNKRRSAAMEVLCCASQPKNMAAPPKEAKLWGGRFEEGVTDAVERFTESISFDKALYKHDIMGSRAHASMLAKQGLISFSDRDSILEGLDQIQARIERGEFEWRTDREDVHMNIEAALTDLIGEPAKKLHTARSRNDQVSTDFRLWCRDAIDMIVARIKHFQIAMVKLAKTNEGVIVPGYTHLQRAQPVLLQHHLLAYVEQLDRDAGRLLDCRVRLNFCPLGACALAGTGLPIDRFMTSDALGFTAPMRNSMDAVSDRDFVLELLSANAIIAMHLSRLGEEWVLWASEEFGFITPSDSVSTGSSIMPQKKNPDPMELVRGKSARVLGDLVTLQVLCKGLPLAYNRDLQEDKEPVFDSVKTIMGMLEVSSEFANNITYNKDRINKALPAGHLDATTLADYLVHKGIPFRTSHDIVGRAVALCVYKKCELQELSLDELRTINTVFEKDVYEYLGVQNSINKFTSYGSTGSECVAAQLDFWITRLGIDQ, encoded by the exons ATGGTGTTCGCTCCTTCACCTTTTCGGTCGACCTCCTCTGCTACACACTCTATCCAAAGCCCTAAATTATTGTCAACAATCGATCATCGTCTAATCTTCTCCGTCTCATTCGATTCTCTAAACAAGCGACGTTCGGCGGCGATGGAAGTACTGTGCTGCGCATCACAACCGAAGAACATGGCAGCGCCGCCAAAAGAAGCGAAGCTATGGGGAGGAAGGTTCGAGGAAGGAGTTACGGATGCAGTCGAGAGGTTTACTGAATCGATATCTTTCGATAAAGCGCTTTACAAGCACGACATTATGGGTAGCCGAGCTCACGCTTCCATGCTCGCTAAGCAG GGATTAATTAGTTTCAGCGACAGGGATAGCATTCTTGAAGGTCTGGACCAGATACAGGCACGAATCGAAAGGGGGGAGTTTGAGTGGAGGACTGACAGAGAAGATGTACACATGAACATTGAAGCAGCCCTTACTGATTTGATTGGTGAACCTGCCAAGAAACTGCATACAGCCAGGAGTCGAAATGATCAAGTTTCAACTGATTTTCGCTTGTGGTGTCGTGATGCCATTGACATGATTGTTGCACGCATTAAACATTTTCAG ATTGCAATGGTAAAGTTGGCCAAGACAAATGAAGGAGTGATTGTCCCTGGTTATACACATTTGCAAAGGGCACAACCAGTTCTACTTCAACATCATCTCTTAGCATATGTTGAACAG CTTGATCGTGATGCTGGACGTTTATTGGACTGCAGAGTTAGGCTAAATTTCTGCCCTTTAGGAGCATGTGCATTAGCTGGCACTGGTCTTCCCATAGACAGATTCATGACCTCTGATGCTCTAGGATTCACTGCTCCAATGAGGAACAG TATGGATGCAGTTTCAGATCGTGATTTTGTTTTGGAGCTTCTTTCTGCTAATGCGATTATAGCAATGCATTTATCTCGACTTGGTGAAGAATGGGTGTTATGGGCATCAGAGGAATTTGGGTTCATTACTCCTAGTGATTCTGTTTCAACAGGTAGCAGCATTATGCCTCAGAAGAAAAACCCTGATCCAATGGAACTTGTTCGTGGTAAATCTGCTAGGGTTTTAGGTGACCTTGTCACCCTTCAAGTTTTATGCAAAGGTCTTCCACTCGCTTACAACCGTGATCTACag GAAGACAAGGAACCAGTATTTGACAGTGTGAAAACAATAATGGGAATGTTGGAAGTATCATCGGAGTTTGCAAACAACATCACCTACAATAAAGATAGAATAAACAAGGCTTTGCCAGCTGGACATCTGGATGCCACCACACTTGCAGATTATCTTGTTCACAAG GGAATACCTTTTAGGACATCACATGACATAGTTGGAAGGGCAGTTGCATTATGTGTATACAAAAAGTGTGAGCTTCAAGAGCTGAGTCTTGATGAGTTGCGTACAATTAACACAGTATTTGAGAAGGATGTGTATGAGTATCTTGGGGTTCAAAATTCCATCAACAAGTTTACTTCTTATGGCTCCACGGGTTCTGAATGTGTGGCTGCTCAACTAGATTTTTGGATCACAAGGCTCGGTATTGACCAATGA